CAGCCCCCCGGTGAGCAGGGCGACCAGCGTGGCGACCCGCGTGCTGCTCAGGCCCGCGTAGTGCGCCGCGCCGGGGTTCTCGCCCACGACGCGCAGCGCGTACCCGAACGTCGAGCGGGTCAGGAGCCACTGCAGGCCCAGCGCCAGCGCGACGCCCAGCAGCAGCGTCGGCCAGTGCACCTGCGTGCCGCTGAACGTGGGCAGCCACGCGCCCTGCGGGAAGTTGTCGGTGTAGATGTACCCGCGCACGTCCTTGCCCTTCCACGGCCCGGTGATCAGGTACGTGACCAGCGCCACCGCGATGTAATTCAGCATCAGGGTAGAGAGGATCTCGTTCACGTTCACGCGCCGCAGCGCCGCCGCCACGAGCGCCCACAGGCCCCCGCCGACGAAGCCCGCCACGAACACCGCCGGGATCAGCAGCGCGCCCGGAACGGGCAGGAACAGCGCCGTGCCCGCCGCGAACACCGCGCCCAGCAGCAATTGCCCCTCCGCGCCGATGTTGAAGAACTGCGCGCGGAACGCCAGCGCCAGCCCCGCCCCGATCAGGAGCAGCGGAATGGTGCGCCGCCCCACCTCGGCCAGACCGGTCGGGTCGCCCAGCGTGCCGCGCAGCATCGTGCCGTACACCGCCGCCGGGGACTGCCCGGCGAACACGAAGATCAGCGCGCAGATCAGCAGCGCCACCACCACCGACGCCACCGTGACGAGCGCCGTGCGCGCCGCCGATGGGGCCGTCATCGCCATGAACCTCACGCGACCACCCCATTCTGAGTCGGTCCCTGATCTGCGCCCGGAATGCTGTGCGGGTGCGCGCCGCCCATCAGCAGGCCCAGGGACTCGCGCGTCACCTCGGCCACCGGCAACGGCCCCAGCAGCGAGCCGCCCACCATGACCGCCACGCGGTCCGACAGGCTCAGCAGCTCGTCCAGATCCTCACTGACCAGCAGCACGCCCGCGCCGTCGCCCGTGCGGTCCAGCAGCACGCGGTGCACCTGATCGGTCGCGCCGATATCCAGCCCGTACGTGGGATGCACCGCCAGGATCAGCTTCGGCTGCCCGGCCAGTTCCCGCGCCAGGATCAGCTTCTGGATGTTCCCGCCCGACAGCAGCCGCGTGGGCGTGTGAATGCCCGGCGTCGCCACCGCGTACGCCTCGACCTCGCGCCGCGCCCGCTCGTCCGTCGCCGCAAGGTCGCGCGCCAGTCCCCGCGCCAGCGGGGGCCGCTCGAAGTCCCGCAGCGCAAGGTTCTCCGCGACCGTCATGCTCGGCACCGTGCCGCTGTGAATGCGGTCCTCGGGAATGTGCGCCACGCCCGACCGGAAGCGCGCCGCCGCGTCCCCCGTCAGCGCCTGACCGTCCAGCGTGACCGACCCGGTCGCCGCGTGCAGCCCGGCCAGGACCTCCACCAGTTCACTCTGCCCGTTCCCGGCGATCCCGGCCACGCCGAGTACCTCGCCCCGGCGCAGCTCGAAGCTCACGCCGCGCAGCGCGGGCAGGCCACGCGCACCCTGCGCACTCAGGTCCCGCACGCTCAGCAGCGCGCCGGCGTCCGGACCGGGACCGCCCGCGCGCTTGCGGGTGAAGTCCACGCTGCGGCCCACCATCAGCTCCGCGAGGCTCTCACGGGTCGCGCCCTGCGTCGGCACGCCCCCGACGACCTTGCCGCGGCGCAGGACCGTCACGCGGTCCGCGACGGCCAGCACCTCGTCCAGCTTGTGCGAGATGAAGATCAGGCTGCGCCCGTCCGCCTTCAGTTCGCGCATCACACGGAACAGGCCCTCGGCCTCCTGCGGTGTCAGCACGCTGGTTGGCTCGTCGAGGATCAGCACCCGCGCGCCGCCCAGCAGCGCCCGCACGATCTCC
The Deinococcus sedimenti DNA segment above includes these coding regions:
- a CDS encoding ABC transporter ATP-binding protein, whose protein sequence is MDRTHESAGPPALRLSGITKRFPGVVANDAVDLTVHAGEVLALLGENGAGKSTLISILYGLYQPDEGAVELAGQPVRIGSPAQARRLGIGLVPQHPLLVSRHSVAENLALGRVGGLFPARRVAGQVRELSARYGLEVNPDARVSDLSPGEKQRVEIVRALLGGARVLILDEPTSVLTPQEAEGLFRVMRELKADGRSLIFISHKLDEVLAVADRVTVLRRGKVVGGVPTQGATRESLAELMVGRSVDFTRKRAGGPGPDAGALLSVRDLSAQGARGLPALRGVSFELRRGEVLGVAGIAGNGQSELVEVLAGLHAATGSVTLDGQALTGDAAARFRSGVAHIPEDRIHSGTVPSMTVAENLALRDFERPPLARGLARDLAATDERARREVEAYAVATPGIHTPTRLLSGGNIQKLILARELAGQPKLILAVHPTYGLDIGATDQVHRVLLDRTGDGAGVLLVSEDLDELLSLSDRVAVMVGGSLLGPLPVAEVTRESLGLLMGGAHPHSIPGADQGPTQNGVVA
- a CDS encoding ABC transporter permease — protein: MTAPSAARTALVTVASVVVALLICALIFVFAGQSPAAVYGTMLRGTLGDPTGLAEVGRRTIPLLLIGAGLALAFRAQFFNIGAEGQLLLGAVFAAGTALFLPVPGALLIPAVFVAGFVGGGLWALVAAALRRVNVNEILSTLMLNYIAVALVTYLITGPWKGKDVRGYIYTDNFPQGAWLPTFSGTQVHWPTLLLGVALALGLQWLLTRSTFGYALRVVGENPGAAHYAGLSSTRVATLVALLTGGLAGLAGAGEVAGIHHRLLEASQISLGYGFTAVIVAWLARGNPALCLITAPLMGVILAGGDLLKIDLNLPFRVVDIFSGVILLCLIASEVFVRHRVQWGRA